In one Brachyhypopomus gauderio isolate BG-103 unplaced genomic scaffold, BGAUD_0.2 sc81, whole genome shotgun sequence genomic region, the following are encoded:
- the mdc1 gene encoding mediator of DNA damage checkpoint protein 1 isoform X2, with translation MAGERMDATQRIENSLIEEENDDDEEKERKERKESEPLAALKVFKNNYIPETEIPLYLGENVLGRDPAFCSGLLQAPSVSGRHAVISISVFPPHDRCHGDVKATETLLWDLGSLNGSRRGRFKLTPHVRYALSDGDSVVLADLPCQYVGRESMTRLAGPAMPDGGAVGEKTAYKGSDPVDGTGGGVENGVGGSSSPPAPVGNTELKKCDQTPPKTLQRPGSTVVSVSDSDSEEDEGRQRGRRFLSSASSDRSGPTCSTLLTPANKVIPDSEDESFIPPPSAMAGGSIKIDASSDSTPAPLNFNMDSDTEGEEEETDVMKAQPEAEAIVVALQARPVHDDSDAGVEEGEKEKATGEPEASSRTTPQDLITPASVSMDTHTEENHPAPQPVDFHMDSDTDAEDDVADSFRGSELDTSVTRPPPDHESAIPKASESSMETAKTAMRVIKMDSDSDTDDEDPFKSRQGKATQAPVTKTAQPHSDSDTDLDDDPTQAKTPAVTAVPPQCVQTELGAVTPHAGPVLAQPPGERGWDDFRMDSDTDVEEEEEKTEERGRTSTQGAAQIIKSSTPRGAGPCLPSLLCPSPSAEGCSVDTEDFAVAETQSFVSNAPPVSATLDETPASFRTPVTRPSHGGSTFCPGLSDSGHRQPEHEKHAEALGLTENDLDLQDTQAYAPPQCVQTELGAVTPHAGPVLAQPPGERGWDDFRMDSDTDVEEEEEKTEERGRTSTQGAAQIIKSSTPRGAGTGLSEEEVETQAFLGPSQTFRRPALPSPLCSSPSAVASTMEIYDFAVAETQSFASNASPCDSTLEETPASLRTPGTRPSHGGSSFCLGLSISSHRQPESEEHAKASGLPENDWDLQATQSYGGGEAGVGEEQKQLHQESTQAYTVGLDQEEEPKEEEEETQPLDTPGLSHPSAAETRLVTRTREEDGGGSAANRASVTGGGPGVVEEEKEEEEKEGVLVDSHLSTAETLLLVRSPKPEERLQPYDLHRTTSLEEEEEDGREEEEEAQRRKARSTGSPCRGRLVDEEQSRPTKPDAVTHITIAETQPVCEEEEQEEEQWAEPRSSRRPRRGRQTAAVEPTQALEPDTNIHDATVETMGEDEEVHEEEPRSSRRPRRGRRVEMEPTQLIEPDTMSAVEMQPMSEEEIQVEAANVPSLRGRNRGRGRGTFGRERRRGCSEREGEGKRGKTLEEGSSKEVDTGRRGRRSTRQRERAEHELERHEGERKEKEEIEQKRREEERERKEKERMEKEREETRLEREKEREEKERLKKEKEREEKERLEKEKKEREEKERLEKEREEKERLEKEKKEREEKERLEKEKKEREEKERLEKEREEKERLEKEKKEREEKERLEKEKEREEKERLEKEKEREEKERLEKEKKEREEKERLEKEKKEREEKERLEKEKKEREEKERLEKEKKEREEKERLEKVKKEREEKERLEKEKKEREEKERLEKEKKEREEKERLEKEKKEREEKERLEKEKKEREEKERLEKEQKENEVENLEREEGEEKLEKDRKKRKQKEKIQIESERREREKERLDKKREREEFQQKSENEKQEETDRLGRKRRKREEKEQLEAQELERQQTDSKKREKEMELEKQKRRPQRQRKTVLGKKELEKEGNQELSEGILHVDDAQITTQEKESEQGEAGKQECEDLESKHQEEEPGKGEVKARRGRCPTRKSVVPPAGLESLTPSNHSEGVTAKRTRSRSNSSNSEHFTSINEHQTQGQGRKTTKADSDNIRSSVKRRTVTVSSCGLDDTLQDSSTLSQTNSRTSERSRSSVANQSRGRGRGRGRGRKSAKVEQPEEEDPVGSEWGRDGPNPPVADTKAGTSDKAHQEKKESGDLSVTEADVPSKASSRGRKRGSDSTTGTAGAPHKTPKSPRHSVAGQTHKVLFTGVVDEDGEKVVQQLGGVLAKGVADMTHLVTDKVRRTVKFLCAVARGVPVVTPDWLAKSAKSGSFLSPNEYLVKDKEQEKKFNFSLQEALRVARQQPLLQGYEIHVTTSVRPEPPQMREIITCCGARYLPKMPSVPKAQMVVVSCEEDRALFERALGLSVPVVSAEFLLTGILQQRVDLQTHAFSASPASPPKPSSRGRKK, from the exons ATG GCAGGGGAGCGTATGGATGCCACGCAACGGATTGAAAACTCCTTAATTGAGGAGGAAAATGACGACGATGAAGAAAAGGAacggaaagaaagaaaagaaagtgaACCACTGGCTGCATTGAAAGTATTCAAAAATAACTACATCCCAGAGACAG AGATCCCTCTTTACCTGGGAGAAAATGTATTGGGACGGGACCCCGCCTTTTGCTCCGGGTTGCTGCAGGCCCCTTCCGTATCCGGGCGCCACGCAGTCATCTCCATCTCCGTGTTCCCCCCTCACGACCGCTGCCACGGAGATGTCAAGGCCACGGAGACCCTGCTGTGGGACTTGGGGAGTCTGAACGGCAGCCGGAGGGGGCGCTTCAAGCTGACCCCACACGTGCGTTACGCGCTGTCTGACGGCGACAGCGTGGTGCTCGCTGACCTTCCCTGCCAGTACGTCGGCCGCGAGAGCATGACGAGACTCGCCGGTCCGGCCATGCCTGATGGAGGGGCGGTGGGGGAGAAAACGGCGTACAAGGGGAGTGACCCTGTAGACGGGActgggggaggggtagagaacGGGGTAGGGGGGAGTTCATCACCTCCAGCACCGGTGGGGAACACTGAACTGAAGAAATGTGATCAGACGCCTCCGAAAACTCTCCAACGTCCAGGGAGCACAGTAGTGTCCGTGTCCGACTCGGACTCTGAGGAAGACGAgggcagacagagagggaggagatttCTGA GTTCTGCTTCTTCTGACCGGTCAGGCCCAACATGTTCAACATTGCTGACCCCAGCCAACAAAGTCATTCCAGACAG TGAAGATGAGAGCTTCATTCCTCCACCCTCAGCCATGGCAGGGGGATCAATAAAGATTGATGCTTCCTCAGACTCCACACCTGCCCCGCTGAACTTCAACATGGACAGTGACACagaaggtgaagaagaggagacggATGTGATGAAGGCTCAGCCAGAAGCCGAGGCCATCGTCGTCGCACTGCAGGCACGTCCGGTTCATGACGACAGTGATGCTGGTGTAGAGGAaggggagaaggagaaggcCACGGGTGAGCCCGAGGCTTCATCCAGAACCACACCACAGGACTTGATCACTCCAGCCAGTGTgtccatggacacacacacggaggagAATCACCCCGCACCCCAGCCTGTCGACTTCCACATGGACAGCGACACTGATGCAGAAGATGATGttgcagacagcttcagaggcTCAGAACTTGACACCTCAGTCACCAGACCACCTCCTGACCATGAATCAGCCATTCCTAAGGCCAGCGAGTCCAGCATGGAGACGGCAAAGACTGCGATGAGGGTGATCAAGATGGACTCGGACAGTGACACCGATGACGAGGATCCATTTAAAAGCAGACAGGGCAAAGCTACACAGGCGCCAGTGACCAAGACTGCACAGCCTCACTCTGACAGCGACACGGACCTGGACGATGACCCCACCCAGGCCAAGACCCCCGCTGTGACCGCAGTACCACCACAGTGTGTTCAGACTGAGCTGGGTGCAGTTACCCCGCACGCAGGACCTGTCCTGGCCCAGCCTCCTGGTGAGCGAGGGTGGGATGACTTCAGGATGGACAGCGATACGGATgttgaggaagaagaggagaagacagaggagagagggcggACGTCTACGCAGGGAGCAGCACAGATTATTAAGTCTTCTACACCAAGGGGGGCAG GTCCATGtctgccctctctcctctgcccctccccctctgctgAAGGCTGCAGTGTGGATACTGAAGACTTTGCTGTGGCTGAGACTCAGTCTTTTGTGTCCAACGCACCCCCGGTCAGTGCCACCCTGGACGAGACACCTGCGTCCTTCAGGACCCCAGTGACCCGGCCCTCCCATGGGGGCTCGACCTTCTGCCCGGGCCTTTCCGACAGTGGCCACCGACAGCCAGAGCACGAGAAGCACGCCGAGGCTTTGGGCCTGACTGAGAACGACTTGGACCTCCAGGATACCCAGGCATATG CACCACCACAGTGTGTTCAGACTGAGCTGGGTGCAGTTACCCCGCACGCAGGACCTGTCCTGGCCCAGCCTCCTGGTGAGCGAGGGTGGGATGACTTCAGGATGGACAGTGACACGGATgttgaggaagaagaggagaagacGGAGGAGAGAGGGCGGACGTCTACGCAGGGAGCAGCACAGATTATTAAGTCTTCTACACCAAGAGGGGCAG gcacAGGATTGTCTGAAGAGGAAGTAGAAACTCAGGCATTCCTTGGTCCCTCACAGACGTTCAGAC gaccAGCTCTGCCCTCTCCGCTCTGTTCCTCCCCCTCAGCGGTGGCCAGCACTATGGAAATATATGACTTTGCCGTGGCTGAGACTCAGTCGTTTGCGTCCAACGCTTCCCCTTGTGACTCTACATTGGAAGAGACACCTGCATCCTTGAGGACCCCTGGGACCCGGCCCTCCCATGGAGGCTCGTCCTTCTGCCTGGGCCTTTCCATCAGCAGTCACCGACAGCCAGAGTCTGAGGAGCACGCCAAGGCTTCGGGCCTGCCAGAGAACGACTGGGACCTCCAGGCCACGCAGTCATACG GAGGTGGAGAAGCTGGTGTGGGTGAGGAGCAGAAGCAGCTGCACCAGGAGTCCACTCAGGCATACACAGTCGGTCTGGACCAGGAGGAAGAGCcaaaggaagaggaggaggagacccagCCGCTGGACACCCCAGGCCTCAGCCACCCCTCTGCTGCTGAAACTCGGCTGGTCACCAGGACGCGGGAGGAAGATGGTGGTGGTAGCGCCGCTAACAGGGCATCTGTCACTGGTGGAGGAccaggagtggtggaggaggagaaggaggaggaggagaaggagggtgTGCTGGTGGATTCACACCTCTCCACTGCAGAGACTCTGCTCCTCGTCAGGAGCCCGAAGCCCGAGGAGCGACTTCAGCCCTACGACCTGCACCGAACAACGTcactggaggaggaggaagaggatggaagggaggaagaggaggaagcacAGAGACGTAAAGCACGATCTACTGGGAGTCCCTGCAGAGGACGACTGGTGGATGAAGAACAGTCACGTCCTACTAAGCCTGATGCCGTCACTCACATCACCATTGCTGAAACACAGCCTGtttgtgaggaagaggagcaggaggaagagCAATGGGCTGAGCCCAGGTCCAGCAGGAGACCTCGTAGAGGGAGGCAGACTGCTGCAGTCGAGCCAACACAGGCGCTGGAGCCTGATACTAACATTCATGACGCCACAGTTGAAACTATGGGCGAGGATGAAGAAGTACATGAGGAAGAGCCCAGATCTAGCAGGAGACCTCGTAGGGGAAGACGGGTGGAGATGGAGCCCACACAACTTATTGAGCCAGACACAATGTCCGCTGTTGAAATGCAGCCAATGAGTGAAGAAGAGATCCAGGTGGAGGCTGCCAACGTTCCCAGCCTCAGGGGGAGAAACAGGGGAAGAGGGAGGGGAACATTTGGaagggagagaagaagaggctgctcagagagagaaggagaggggaagagaggaaaaaCACTGGAGGAGGGAAGCAGCAAGGAGGTGGACACGGGGAGGAGGGGAAGAAGGAGcaccagacagagagagagagctgagcatGAGCTGGAGAGACAcgagggggagagaaaagaaaaggaagaaatagaacagaagagaagggaagaagagagagagaggaaggaaaaAGAGAGAATGGAGAAGGAACGGGAAGAGACAAGACTGgaaagggagaaggagagagaagagaaagagaggttgaaaaaggagaaggagagagaagagaaagagaggttggagaaggagaagaaggagagagaagagaaagagaggttggagaaggagagagaagagaaagagaggttggaaaaggagaagaaggagagagaagagaaagagaggttggagaaggagaagaaggagagagaagagaaagagaggttggagaaggagagagaagagaaagagaggttggaaaaggagaagaaggagagagaagagaaggagaggttggagaaggagaaggagagagaagagaaggagaggttggaaaaggagaaggagagagaagagaaagagaggttggaaaaggagaagaaggagagagaagagaaggagaggttggaaaaggagaagaaggagagagaagagaaagagaggctggaaaaggagaagaaggagagagaagagaaagagaggctggaaaaggagaagaaggagagagaagagaaggagaggttGGAAAAggtgaagaaggagagagaagagaaggagaggttggaaaaggagaagaaagagagagaagagaaagagaggctggaaaaggagaagaaggagagagaagagaaagagaggctggaaaaggagaagaaggagagagaagagaaggagaggctggaaaaggagaagaaagagagagaagagaaagagagactggAAAAGGAACAGAAAGAAAATGAAGTGGAGAACTTggaaagagaggagggagaagaaAAACTTGAAAAGgacagaaagaaaagaaaacagaaagaaaagatCCAAATAGAGAgcgaaagaagagagagggaaaaggagaGATTGGACaagaagagggaaagagaagaaTTTCAGCAAAAATCTGAAAATGAAAAACAAGAAGAAACAGACAGAttagggagaaagagaaggaagagagaggaaaaagaACAGTTGGAAGCACAGGAACTAGAGAGGCAACAAACGGACtcgaaaaagagagaaaaagagatggAACTGGAGAAGCAAAAGAGACGACCACAAAGGCAACGCAAAACAGTGCTGGGAAAGAAAGAGCTGGAGAAAGAGGGAAATCAAGAATTAAGCGAGGGAATTTTACATGTAGATGATGCTCAAATAACAACACAGGAGAAGGAATCAGAGCAAGGAGAGGCAGGCAAACAAGAATGTGAAGATCTCGAGAGTAAACACCAAGAGGAAGAACCAGGAAAGGGTGAAGTGAAGGCCAGACGAGGCAGATGCCCAACAAGGAAATCTGtagtgccccctgctggtttGGAGAGCTTGACACCTTCAAACCACAGCGAAGGTGTAACTGCTAAAAGAACTCGGTCTCGCTCCAACTCCTCCAACTCTGAGCATTTTACATCCATCAATGAGCATCAAACCCAAGGCCAAGGGAGGAAGACGACTAAAGCAGACTCTgataacattaggtcatcagtCAAGAGGAGAACCGTCACAGTGTCCTCTTGTGGGCTGGACGACACACTGCAGGACTCCAGTACTCTGTCTCAGACCAACTCCAGGACCTCTGAGAGATCTAGGAGCAGTGTGGCCAATCAGAgcagaggcagagggagagggagagggagagggaggaaaagTGCAAAAGTGGAACAGCCAGAAGAGGAAGATCCTGTTGGAAGTGAGTGGGGGAGAGATGGTCCAAACCCTCCAGTGGCTGATACCAAAGCTGGGACGAGTGATAAGGCCCACCAAGAGAAAAAGGAGTCAGGGGATCTGTCTGTCACTGAAGCAGATGTTCCAAGCAAGGCCAGCAGCAGAGGGCGCAAGAGAGGTTCTGATTCCACCACAGGAACTGCAGGAGCTCCTCACAAAACTCCTAAGAGTCCCCGCCACTCAGTAGCTGGTCAAACACACAAG gTGCTCTTCACAGGAGTGGTGGACGAGGACGGTGAGAAAGTGGTGCAGCAGTTGGGTGGAGTTCTGGCCAAAGGCGTGGCTGATATGACCCACCTGGTGACCGATAAGGTCCGTCGTACGGTCAAGTTCCTGTGTGCTGTAGCCAGAGGTGTACCCGTCGTCACCCCTGATTGGCTGGCCAAG AGTGCTAAATCAGGGAGTTTCCTCTCACCTAATGAGTACCTGGTGAAAGATAAGGAGCAGGAGAAGAAATTTAACTTCAGTCTGCAGGA